From a region of the Salvelinus fontinalis isolate EN_2023a chromosome 13, ASM2944872v1, whole genome shotgun sequence genome:
- the LOC129869089 gene encoding 5-hydroxytryptamine receptor 2C-like: MAEHTSKPAWRVQAGSTLASPSDRMTLPESTTVLFNLSFPVEWNQSDSRPETPDKEKNWPALLILLVIFFTVAGNILLILAVSLERKLQNATSFFLRSLAVADMLVGFLVMPVSLINILYDYLWPFPRPLCPIWIYLDVLFSTASIMHLCTISLDRYVGICNPIKHSRSNSLSKAKAKIALVWSISIVISMPIPVIGLYDEGKVFVNGICVLNEHSFVLVGSFVAFFVPLVVMVVSYCLTMRVLQCQASDYLHGGMASIDRPTLLGITPRLPAGDSLSLLKQDPSTEALPAVAASNISVSPTSSRPVSPAGRQEPGGPGGKPGVAQSLKNERRASKVLGVVFFLFLTMWCPFFITNVLSVLCEDSVISLCNKPVLAVLLKVFVWVGYASSGVNPLVYTLFNRTYRQAFHHYLRCIYHSPPAKRTPANPVFPVYTVTPILCGKDANGCNCSSHNGNNGGVKGRMRLERVGKCPGMLGKLVSVCPTPAEHVSCV, from the exons ATGGCTGAGCACACCAGCAAACCTGCTTGGAGGGTCCAGGCTGGCTCCACCCTAGCCTCGCCCAGTGACAGGATGACTCTGCCAGAGAGCACTACCGTTCTCTTTAATCTGAGTTTCCCCGTGGAATGGAATCAGTCTGACTCCAGACCGGAGACACCTGACAAGGAGAAGAACTGGCCCGCTCTGCTCATTTTACTGGTCATCTTCTTCACTGTGGCGGGCAACATCCTTCTCATCCTAGCTGTGTCTCTGGAGAGGAAGCTGCAGAATGCCACCAGCTTCTTCCTGCGCTCCCTGGCTGTGGCAGACATGCTCGTGGGCTTTCTCGTCATGCCAGTCTCACTGATTAACATTCTCTATG ACTACCTGTGGCCCTTCCCCAGACCCCTTTGTCCCATCTGGATCTACCTAGACGTGCTGTTCTCCACAGCATCCATCATGCACCTGTGCACCATTTCACTGGACCGCTATGTGGGCATCTGTAACCCCATCAAACACAGCCGCTCCAACTCCCTCTCCAAGGCCAAGGCTAAGATCGCCCTCGTCTGGAGCATCTCCATAG tgatCTCCATGCCCATCCCTGTGATTGGCCTGTATGACGAGGGGAAGGTGTTTGTCAATGGGATCTGTGTACTGAACGAGCACAGCTTCGTCCTGGTGGGCTCCTTCGTTGCCTTCTTCGTCCCTCTGGTCGTCATGGTGGTCAGCTACTGTTTGACCATGCGCGTGCTGCAGTGCCAAGCCTCTGATTACCTGCACGGAGGCATGGCTTCGATCGACCGGCCTACCTTACTCGGCATCACCCCAAGGCTCCCCGCAGGGGACAGTCTTAGCCTCCTCAAACAGGACCCTAGTACCGAGGCCTTGCCAGCTGTTGCAGCCTCCAATATTTCCGTCTCTCCAACCTCCTCGCGGCCTGTCTCTCCAGCAGGGAGGCAGGAGCCAGGGGGACCTGGCGGGAAACCTGGCGTGGCTCAATCACTCAAAAATGAGAGGAGAGCCTCCAAGGTCCTTGGTGTGGTGTTTTTCCTCTTCCTGACGATGTGGTGTCCGTTCTTCATCACCAACGTGCTGAGCGTGTTGTGTGAGGACTCGGTAATAAGCCTGTGCAATAAGCCGGTGTTGGCAGTGCTCCTAAAGGTCTTCGTTTGGGTGGGATATGCCTCCTCTGGTGTGAACCCACTGGTCTACACTCTATTCAACAGGACTTACAGACAGGCCTTCCACCACTACCTGCGGTGTATCTACCACAGCCCGCCAGCCAAGAGAACCCCAGCCAACCCTGTCTTTCCTGTTTATACCGTCACCCCTATTCTCTGCGGGAAAGATGCCAACGGCTGTAACTGTAGCAGCCACAATGGGAATAATGGGGGCGTTAAAGGCCGAATGAGGTTGGAGAGAGTGGGAAAATGTCCTGGGATGTTAGGGAAGTTGGTCAGTGTCTGCCCCACCCCCGCTGAGCATGTCAGCTGTGTCTGA